The following are encoded together in the Methylomonas methanica MC09 genome:
- a CDS encoding suppressor of fused domain protein produces the protein MTYKDKSIVSLSGNPVYRHGPAKDWEGPKGEECIEQISQHIETYLGKVETVFHEIVSDTVHIDVHFVKASPEFPFIRLVTSGMSDLPMTTPPEADVPRFLELMMTLPADWRLEQKAFDDERWYWPIRLLKFLARLPHKHETWIGWGHTVPNGDPAEPYASSTELSGAIILPPVTVQEGFRSLRIRDDKIIQFLSVVPLYAEEMAFKLREGSAPLLDKFDKVGINDIIDPGRKNVIRKRFGLF, from the coding sequence ATGACATACAAAGATAAAAGCATCGTCTCGTTAAGCGGAAACCCTGTGTATCGCCACGGCCCCGCCAAAGATTGGGAAGGGCCTAAGGGCGAGGAATGTATCGAGCAAATCTCGCAACATATCGAGACGTATCTGGGTAAAGTGGAGACTGTCTTTCATGAAATTGTCTCGGACACTGTCCATATTGACGTGCATTTTGTAAAAGCGAGCCCCGAGTTTCCCTTTATACGATTGGTAACCTCAGGCATGAGCGACCTACCAATGACAACACCGCCAGAGGCAGATGTGCCGCGATTTTTAGAGTTAATGATGACGCTGCCGGCAGACTGGAGACTTGAACAGAAGGCGTTTGATGATGAGCGTTGGTATTGGCCTATTCGTTTGCTGAAGTTTTTGGCAAGGTTGCCACATAAACATGAAACTTGGATTGGGTGGGGGCACACCGTACCGAATGGTGATCCAGCAGAACCGTACGCTTCCAGTACCGAGCTCTCCGGAGCGATAATCCTTCCGCCCGTCACAGTACAAGAAGGATTCAGATCACTGCGAATCAGGGACGACAAGATCATTCAATTCCTTTCGGTCGTTCCGCTCTATGCAGAAGAAATGGCTTTTAAGCTGCGCGAGGGTTCAGCCCCTCTGCTTGATAAATTTGACAAAGTCGGGATCAACGACATTATCGATCCAGGGCGCAAGAATGTAATTCGCAAGCGATTTGGCCTTTTTTGA
- a CDS encoding formate/nitrite transporter family protein, which produces MSYLVPSEFVTKMVDAGESKIFMSTRDTLIRAYMAGAILALAAVFAVSVTVQTGSPIVGAILFPVGFSMLYLLGFDLLTGVFVLAPLALIDKRPGVTLGGIFRNWGLVFVGNFLGALTVAIMMSIVFTYGFSVEPDAVGKKLAGIGEARTLGYAKYGIAGWFTIFIRGMLCNWMVSTGVVGAMISTSVSGKVIAMWMPIMLFFGMTFEHSVVNMFLFPSGLIMGGNFSIADYFLWNEIPTVLGNLVGGLAFTGLTLYSTHVKTAPKRSFN; this is translated from the coding sequence ATGTCCTATCTGGTTCCTTCAGAATTTGTCACCAAGATGGTGGATGCGGGTGAGTCCAAAATCTTTATGTCAACCCGCGATACCTTGATCAGGGCCTATATGGCCGGCGCGATTCTGGCACTGGCGGCGGTATTTGCCGTATCGGTGACTGTCCAGACCGGGTCGCCGATTGTAGGCGCAATCCTGTTCCCGGTCGGCTTTTCCATGCTGTATTTATTAGGCTTCGACCTGTTGACCGGTGTATTTGTATTGGCACCCTTGGCGTTGATCGACAAACGTCCGGGCGTCACGCTGGGAGGGATTTTCAGAAACTGGGGACTGGTATTCGTCGGGAATTTTCTGGGGGCTTTGACCGTGGCGATTATGATGTCCATTGTTTTTACTTACGGCTTCTCGGTGGAACCCGATGCCGTAGGTAAAAAGCTGGCCGGCATTGGCGAAGCCAGAACCCTGGGTTATGCCAAATACGGCATCGCGGGTTGGTTTACCATCTTTATCCGAGGCATGCTGTGCAACTGGATGGTATCGACAGGCGTAGTGGGCGCGATGATTTCCACCTCGGTCAGCGGCAAGGTGATCGCCATGTGGATGCCTATCATGCTGTTCTTCGGCATGACCTTCGAGCACTCGGTGGTGAATATGTTTCTGTTCCCATCCGGCTTGATCATGGGCGGCAATTTCTCGATTGCCGATTATTTTCTCTGGAACGAGATTCCGACTGTGTTGGGCAATTTGGTCGGCGGTTTGGCCTTTACCGGCTTGACTCTGTATTCCACTCATGTCAAAACGGCACCTAAACGCTCTTTCAATTAA
- the ppgK gene encoding polyphosphate--glucose phosphotransferase — translation MHILGVDIGGSGIKGAVVDTVTGELITERHRIETPQPATPEAVAAVLAQLVLHFNWTGPVGCGFPAAIQHGVARTASNISKAFIGTDIDSLFSEATNCPCYCVNDADAAGMAEMQFGEGAGRPGVVLLVTIGTGLGSALFTDGHLIPNTELGHMYLDNGLEAERYASDAVRKVEDLGWKSWGNRFNAFLTLMENLFWPDLIILGGGASKKFDKFKEQLKVEAPVKTAAFLNQAGIVGAALFAKSRL, via the coding sequence ATGCATATTCTCGGCGTGGATATTGGGGGTTCCGGCATTAAAGGTGCCGTTGTGGATACCGTAACGGGCGAATTGATAACAGAGCGCCATAGAATAGAGACGCCCCAACCCGCCACGCCGGAAGCGGTAGCCGCGGTTTTGGCGCAACTGGTCCTGCATTTTAACTGGACCGGCCCGGTTGGCTGCGGGTTTCCGGCCGCCATTCAACACGGTGTGGCCCGCACCGCATCGAATATTTCCAAAGCGTTCATAGGCACCGATATCGATAGCTTGTTTTCGGAAGCCACCAACTGTCCCTGCTATTGCGTCAACGACGCGGACGCCGCCGGCATGGCGGAAATGCAATTCGGCGAGGGCGCAGGGCGACCCGGGGTAGTATTACTGGTGACCATAGGCACCGGTTTGGGATCGGCGCTTTTTACGGACGGCCATTTAATACCCAATACCGAACTGGGCCATATGTATCTGGATAACGGTCTGGAAGCCGAACGTTACGCCTCTGACGCGGTGCGCAAAGTCGAGGATCTCGGCTGGAAATCCTGGGGTAACCGCTTCAATGCCTTCCTGACTTTAATGGAAAACCTGTTTTGGCCCGACTTGATTATTCTGGGCGGCGGCGCCAGCAAAAAATTCGACAAATTCAAGGAACAGCTGAAAGTAGAAGCGCCGGTAAAAACCGCCGCGTTTTTAAATCAGGCAGGCATTGTCGGCGCGGCCTTGTTCGCAAAATCCAGGCTCTGA
- a CDS encoding ABC transporter permease: METLDISLTRMALLYGLCLLPWSLLWLIGAQLSRDIGIGIVRMTLQLGLVGIYIKTLFTLNHPWLNAAWILVMLIVADFSILRRAGLRVRYFLLSCFTAVAVSILLSTAYLVVLIIQPAHFYDARYIVPLAGMILGNCMQGNVIALERFFSTVRKNQNEYATFLMLGANRWEALLPYFRQAVKAAINPSIANMATMGLVSLPGMMTGQILGGSDPWVAVKYQIAIMICIFTSTTLATIINLKLSLPIAFDEFDMLNEQLFADSKR; this comes from the coding sequence ATGGAAACCCTGGATATATCGCTAACGCGCATGGCCCTGCTGTACGGGCTTTGCTTACTGCCCTGGTCCTTGCTGTGGCTGATCGGCGCTCAACTGAGCCGGGATATCGGCATCGGCATCGTGCGCATGACCCTGCAATTAGGGCTGGTCGGCATATATATCAAGACCTTGTTCACCCTAAACCACCCCTGGCTGAACGCCGCCTGGATATTAGTCATGCTGATCGTCGCCGATTTCAGCATCCTGCGCCGGGCCGGACTTAGAGTGCGTTACTTTCTGCTGTCCTGCTTTACCGCCGTCGCCGTCAGCATCCTGCTATCCACCGCCTATCTGGTCGTGTTGATTATTCAGCCCGCGCATTTTTACGACGCCCGCTATATCGTGCCCTTGGCCGGTATGATTTTGGGTAACTGCATGCAAGGCAACGTCATCGCCCTGGAACGGTTTTTTTCGACGGTCCGCAAGAACCAAAACGAATACGCCACCTTTTTAATGCTCGGAGCCAACCGCTGGGAAGCCTTATTGCCGTACTTTCGCCAAGCCGTCAAAGCCGCGATTAATCCAAGCATAGCCAATATGGCGACCATGGGCTTGGTATCCTTACCCGGCATGATGACCGGACAAATTCTGGGCGGCAGCGATCCCTGGGTGGCGGTGAAATATCAAATCGCCATCATGATCTGCATCTTTACCAGCACCACGCTAGCCACCATCATCAACCTGAAACTCAGCCTGCCCATCGCCTTTGACGAGTTCGACATGCTAAATGAACAGTTGTTTGCGGACTCCAAGCGCTGA
- a CDS encoding ATP-binding protein yields the protein MRQSIRIKLFLTFLLTTLLVVAGMYLFMRWSLDRGFNEWVESRQHERVEDLVEALGDYYDHAGGWAPLAANKRQWIEMLVQSDNRRHRHPAHWMHQAMAGPVDRWPPDVDEDIERKRRFIPLEMRVMLLAADRSIIFGRQELLPELTLIPIEHRGQVVGYLGLLPGRADNQIGDLRFMERQTQAFAWIALLMIVLSALLALLLAYLLGRPIKRIAVAAKQLGKGIYTIRLPVESGDELGQLALDFNEMAAALEQSEQARRRWVADISHELRTPLSVLRGELEALQDGIRPMNPEAVDSLLADVMRLNRLTEDLYQLALSDQGALTYRKAMIDPLQVLQADLAALAPEFAAKQLQVELLDRRQTAANLYADADRLSQLFRNLLKNSLNYTDSGGRIVIDVSSDTDTLVIGIADSAPGVGVNDLAKLFERFYRVESSRSRNHGGAGLGLSICSNIVAAHNGSIRAQASELGGLAIVIKFPLAK from the coding sequence GTGCGCCAATCCATCCGTATCAAGCTGTTTCTGACCTTTCTGTTGACTACCTTGCTGGTGGTGGCCGGCATGTATTTGTTTATGCGCTGGTCGTTGGATAGAGGATTTAATGAGTGGGTGGAGTCGCGGCAACATGAGCGGGTTGAAGATCTGGTTGAGGCTTTGGGCGACTATTATGACCATGCCGGCGGATGGGCGCCATTGGCGGCTAATAAACGGCAATGGATAGAGATGCTGGTGCAGTCTGACAACCGTCGGCACCGGCATCCGGCGCATTGGATGCATCAGGCTATGGCCGGCCCGGTTGATCGCTGGCCGCCGGATGTGGACGAGGACATTGAACGCAAACGGCGATTTATTCCTTTGGAGATGCGGGTGATGTTATTGGCCGCGGATCGGTCGATTATTTTTGGCCGGCAAGAGCTATTGCCGGAATTGACGCTAATACCGATCGAGCATCGCGGGCAGGTAGTCGGTTATCTGGGTTTGTTACCCGGCCGGGCGGATAACCAGATTGGCGATTTGCGGTTTATGGAGCGGCAAACCCAGGCCTTCGCCTGGATTGCCTTGTTGATGATCGTGCTTTCCGCCTTGTTGGCCTTGTTGCTGGCTTACTTGCTGGGTAGGCCTATTAAACGGATTGCCGTGGCCGCCAAACAACTGGGCAAGGGCATTTACACGATTCGCTTGCCGGTTGAGTCCGGGGACGAATTGGGACAACTGGCACTAGATTTTAATGAAATGGCGGCTGCGCTGGAGCAGTCGGAACAGGCCCGACGACGCTGGGTGGCCGATATTTCGCATGAATTGCGCACGCCGTTGTCGGTTTTACGCGGCGAATTGGAGGCCTTGCAGGACGGTATTCGGCCCATGAATCCGGAAGCCGTCGATTCATTGTTGGCTGACGTGATGCGCTTGAACCGCTTGACCGAGGATTTGTACCAACTGGCTTTGTCCGATCAGGGCGCATTGACGTATAGAAAAGCCATGATAGACCCGCTGCAGGTTTTGCAGGCGGATCTGGCGGCGCTGGCGCCGGAGTTTGCCGCCAAACAGTTGCAGGTCGAACTGCTCGATCGCCGTCAAACCGCGGCCAACCTGTACGCCGATGCCGACCGCTTGTCGCAATTGTTTCGCAATTTGCTGAAAAACAGCCTTAACTACACCGACAGCGGCGGCCGGATTGTTATCGATGTTTCCAGCGATACGGATACGCTGGTCATCGGTATCGCCGATAGCGCGCCCGGCGTGGGTGTAAATGATTTGGCTAAACTGTTCGAGCGGTTTTACCGGGTGGAAAGCTCGCGCAGCAGAAACCACGGCGGGGCCGGGCTCGGTCTGTCCATATGTAGTAATATCGTGGCGGCGCATAACGGCAGTATCCGGGCGCAGGCTTCGGAGTTGGGCGGGCTGGCCATTGTGATTAAATTTCCTCTGGCAAAATAA
- a CDS encoding ABC transporter ATP-binding protein translates to MPGIIRFDEVSVTVNDKNLLSQVSFTLRTGEKAVLCGKSGSGKSTILKTLLGMHRLAAGQIYFNGQPLTAKAVQSVRRCTAYIGQEPILGADTVRAALLLPFQFKAHRHRPPSESQLQQVLHRLQLPSELLERECAAISGGEKQRLALARGLLLDKTVYLLDEVTSALDQESKQAVFEVFADPRFTVLAVAHDADWLERSQTVFEMQAGQLTRTR, encoded by the coding sequence ATGCCCGGCATTATCCGGTTCGACGAAGTCTCTGTAACCGTCAACGACAAAAACCTGCTGTCTCAGGTCAGCTTTACCCTGCGGACGGGCGAAAAGGCCGTGCTCTGCGGCAAATCCGGCTCCGGAAAAAGCACTATTCTGAAAACCCTGTTGGGCATGCATCGTTTGGCGGCCGGCCAGATTTATTTTAACGGCCAGCCGCTAACCGCGAAAGCGGTACAAAGCGTACGCCGTTGCACCGCTTACATCGGTCAGGAGCCGATACTCGGCGCCGACACGGTCCGCGCTGCGCTGTTGCTGCCATTTCAATTCAAAGCCCATCGTCACCGGCCCCCTTCGGAAAGCCAGCTGCAGCAGGTGTTGCATCGCCTGCAATTACCGTCCGAACTATTGGAGCGGGAGTGCGCCGCCATCTCGGGCGGCGAAAAACAACGGCTGGCACTGGCTCGCGGCCTGTTATTGGATAAAACCGTTTATCTGCTGGACGAAGTCACCAGCGCCCTGGACCAGGAAAGCAAACAAGCGGTATTCGAGGTGTTTGCCGATCCGCGATTTACGGTGCTGGCAGTCGCGCACGACGCCGATTGGCTGGAACGCAGCCAGACGGTATTTGAAATGCAAGCCGGGCAACTGACCCGAACGCGCTAA